TGGAAAAGTTAGCAGATCGGATTGAGGGGATTTTGTGATTTTAGATGTACGATTTTAGAATTGAAAAGCCTTTGACCGCTAGTTGCGCTAATTTGAGCGAATTGATTTTTATGAAAAATTAAATTAGCGAAATTGGAATAATTCGTGAAATTAGCGGTCTGCTTGGTTGATGGTTTTGAGTGAAAATCGCTTTCTTGAAAGAATAAAATCCGTTGGGTTGTTTCTATCAGTTGGAGAAAGTGGATAGTTATTTGAACAAATCAGAATGTGAGCCAGTTCTTTCTAATGTTAAAGTATCAGAGGTCCGTTTGTAAATCAAAAGCCAGTCTGATTCAATGTGGCAGTCTCGATAACCTTTCCATTCGCCAAAAAGTGGATGATCCTTGTATTTTGGATCAAGCTCATTTCCTGCTGCCAATATCTCGATGACTGTTCTCAATTTGGCAAGGTCTTTATTT
This region of candidate division KSB1 bacterium genomic DNA includes:
- a CDS encoding type II toxin-antitoxin system YafQ family toxin, coding for MTINYTSQFKRDYKKIKKQNKDLAKLRTVIEILAAGNELDPKYKDHPLFGEWKGYRDCHIESDWLLIYKRTSDTLTLERTGSHSDLFK